Proteins found in one Balneolaceae bacterium genomic segment:
- a CDS encoding putative DNA binding domain-containing protein, whose protein sequence is MTLFSKQTDISTIADLHLIKESHELECKKALGKDGLGSVPKSMWETYSAFANTDGGFLLLGVKEMDDSFEPFGIPKAEILVSQIYDTLNNKQKVSFNTVGNKDIKLIPGPNGDIIVIYVPPATRKQKPVYLNNNPIGNTYKRLHEGDRLCDDETVKRMLAEQQYDDRDSKIFPGYNLKDIEDETLIRFRQMLRLRNSNHPFLELNHIDFLRKIGGYKRDRETGKEGLTLAGILMFGKWEVIQDAVPYYFVDYQERPEAKTELRWVDRVVPDGTWSGNIFDFYQIVYRKMTTDLKVPFQLKKGQRVEDTPVHEAIREALINALVHADYMGRVSILVVKRPDMFGFRNPGLMRIPVETAYGGGISDCRNRIMHQMFLLAGLGERAGSGIPKIIQNWDKQHWRKPYLHEIQEPEQTLMELRMQSLIPDETMDELRDLFGKEIDKINMLERIILATAESEGVISHQRIQSISETHPHDISLSLQNLVKSNFLVPTGKTKGRTYTLPGRDLPTPEDVFSKGGVSAKNTESDFGKSSEHNPASSEHIGESSEHKADSSKHNSEKERDTKGRLITAEFDFPVIDQLYELSDDYLNELKEKAKVPRNKKRVAVETLSSVILDLCREQYITINALSQIVDRNSDGLRQRYIKKLVEKDEMKMAFPSTPNHEKQAYITSE, encoded by the coding sequence ATGACCCTTTTTAGCAAACAGACAGACATTTCAACTATTGCAGATCTCCATTTGATCAAAGAAAGTCATGAATTGGAGTGCAAGAAAGCTCTTGGAAAAGACGGGCTGGGATCTGTCCCGAAATCCATGTGGGAAACGTATTCTGCTTTTGCTAATACTGATGGAGGCTTCTTACTACTTGGGGTAAAAGAGATGGACGATTCATTTGAGCCCTTTGGTATACCCAAAGCAGAAATACTGGTCTCACAAATCTATGACACACTAAATAATAAACAGAAGGTTAGTTTTAATACCGTTGGGAATAAAGATATCAAGTTAATTCCGGGGCCGAATGGAGATATCATCGTAATCTACGTTCCTCCGGCTACTCGCAAGCAAAAACCGGTATATTTAAATAATAATCCAATCGGCAACACATATAAAAGGCTTCACGAAGGAGATAGATTATGTGATGATGAAACGGTTAAAAGAATGTTGGCTGAGCAACAGTACGATGATAGGGATAGTAAAATTTTTCCAGGTTACAACTTAAAAGATATTGAAGATGAAACACTGATAAGATTTCGGCAGATGCTACGCCTGAGGAATAGTAACCATCCTTTTTTAGAGCTAAACCATATCGATTTTTTGAGAAAAATTGGTGGCTATAAACGTGATCGTGAAACTGGAAAAGAGGGTTTAACATTAGCCGGTATTTTAATGTTTGGTAAATGGGAAGTTATTCAAGATGCAGTTCCGTACTACTTTGTGGACTACCAGGAACGACCTGAAGCCAAAACCGAGCTGCGATGGGTAGATCGTGTGGTTCCTGATGGCACGTGGTCGGGCAACATTTTTGATTTTTATCAAATTGTGTATCGCAAAATGACTACTGACCTTAAAGTGCCATTTCAACTTAAAAAGGGACAGCGTGTTGAAGACACACCGGTACACGAGGCAATAAGGGAAGCATTGATAAACGCTCTTGTTCATGCAGATTATATGGGACGGGTGTCAATTTTAGTAGTAAAAAGGCCGGATATGTTTGGATTTCGCAACCCCGGATTAATGCGTATTCCTGTTGAAACGGCTTACGGAGGTGGAATTTCTGACTGTAGAAACCGAATTATGCATCAAATGTTTCTACTCGCGGGGTTGGGAGAAAGAGCTGGCTCCGGGATACCCAAAATTATACAGAATTGGGATAAACAACACTGGCGTAAACCCTATTTGCATGAAATTCAGGAGCCTGAACAAACCCTCATGGAATTAAGAATGCAATCTTTAATTCCTGATGAAACAATGGATGAATTGCGGGATTTATTTGGAAAAGAAATTGATAAGATAAACATGCTCGAACGAATTATTCTTGCGACAGCGGAATCAGAAGGTGTAATTTCTCATCAACGTATCCAATCTATATCTGAAACACATCCGCATGACATTTCTTTATCTCTTCAGAATTTGGTAAAGTCTAATTTCCTGGTTCCAACCGGCAAAACAAAAGGAAGGACATATACATTACCTGGTCGAGATCTTCCGACACCGGAGGACGTTTTCTCAAAAGGAGGTGTTTCTGCAAAAAATACGGAATCTGATTTTGGTAAAAGCTCCGAACACAATCCTGCAAGCTCCGAACATATAGGCGAGAGCTCCGAACATAAAGCTGATAGCTCCAAACATAACAGTGAAAAAGAGCGTGACACAAAAGGACGTCTGATTACAGCGGAGTTCGATTTTCCTGTAATTGATCAATTATATGAACTTTCGGATGATTATTTGAACGAGCTTAAAGAAAAAGCGAAAGTTCCACGAAATAAAAAAAGAGTAGCCGTAGAGACATTAAGCAGCGTTATCTTAGATTTATGTAGGGAGCAGTACATTACCATTAATGCTCTTTCTCAAATTGTTGATAGAAATAGTGATGGCCTGAGGCAGCGGTATATTAAAAAACTTGTTGAAAAAGATGAGATGAAAATGGCTTTTCCGTCAACTCCTAATCACGAAAAACAAGCTTATATAACCAGTGAGTAA
- a CDS encoding DUF4411 family protein, whose product MRYSLDSDAIIGAWRQYPIENFPKLWDWVESMGRNGIGGMSEVVFKELEKGGDEC is encoded by the coding sequence TTGAGATATTCCCTCGATTCGGATGCGATCATCGGTGCCTGGAGACAGTATCCGATTGAAAATTTCCCGAAACTTTGGGATTGGGTTGAGTCGATGGGGCGTAATGGAATTGGCGGGATGTCGGAGGTGGTGTTTAAAGAGTTGGAAAAAGGTGGTGATGAATGTTAA
- a CDS encoding XRE family transcriptional regulator codes for MATVRENINPSVLTFSRERMGYDIPVIAKKLAVNEERWLKWEQGEEKPTTNQLIKIADKLDRTPAYFYLETVPEEEEPLSEFRTINNLALESTSPKLISAIREARRNREELVSLYRSLNQSPEKIPEYEVGEKQISVMAKEVRDWLDVSFDLQRSWNSSSNALTEWKNLLEERDIYVLQFPYVEVSECRGFAIADTPFPVIGINSKDSYNARIFTLIHELAHVLFRNSVLINDSLTNYFGSNRSLEQSCNRLAAEILVPEDLLKNEFNRSDFSVKEVKRVSNRFRVSGYVMMIRLKKCGLISESEYDVLLPEFSFYDSSGSGGSGGNPYYNRIVQKGRLYLKAAFQNYFNEQITVAELANLTGWKVPNLNELAAKTFGWPEEGNYV; via the coding sequence ATGGCCACTGTAAGAGAAAATATCAATCCTTCTGTCTTAACGTTCTCACGCGAGCGAATGGGGTATGATATACCTGTAATTGCTAAGAAATTGGCAGTGAATGAGGAGAGGTGGCTGAAATGGGAACAGGGAGAGGAGAAGCCGACCACCAATCAGTTGATTAAAATTGCTGACAAATTAGACAGAACCCCTGCCTATTTCTATCTGGAGACTGTTCCCGAAGAAGAGGAGCCGTTGTCGGAGTTCAGGACGATTAATAATCTTGCGCTCGAATCCACTTCACCCAAACTGATATCCGCCATCCGGGAAGCACGCAGAAACCGGGAAGAGCTGGTTAGCCTCTATCGGTCGTTAAATCAATCCCCTGAGAAAATTCCGGAGTATGAAGTTGGCGAAAAGCAAATTTCGGTCATGGCCAAAGAGGTGAGGGACTGGCTGGATGTGTCATTTGATCTGCAAAGATCATGGAACAGTTCTTCGAACGCCCTGACAGAGTGGAAAAACCTGCTGGAAGAACGGGATATCTATGTTTTGCAGTTTCCTTATGTAGAAGTAAGTGAATGCCGGGGGTTTGCGATTGCAGATACTCCATTTCCGGTTATCGGTATCAATTCAAAAGATTCCTACAACGCCCGGATATTCACGCTGATCCATGAACTGGCCCATGTTCTGTTCAGAAACTCCGTGCTGATTAATGATTCGCTCACGAATTATTTCGGAAGTAACCGCTCACTTGAACAGTCCTGTAATCGTCTGGCCGCTGAGATTTTGGTACCGGAAGATCTGCTGAAAAATGAATTTAACAGATCCGATTTTTCGGTAAAAGAAGTAAAACGTGTAAGCAACCGATTCCGGGTTTCGGGATATGTGATGATGATCCGTTTAAAAAAATGTGGACTTATCAGCGAGAGCGAGTATGATGTTCTATTGCCTGAATTTTCATTTTATGACAGCTCGGGAAGCGGAGGCTCTGGCGGCAATCCCTATTACAACCGGATCGTCCAAAAAGGACGGCTCTATCTGAAAGCTGCGTTTCAAAACTATTTCAACGAACAGATTACGGTTGCGGAGCTGGCTAATCTTACCGGATGGAAAGTGCCCAACCTGAATGAACTTGCCGCGAAAACCTTCGGCTGGCCGGAGGAGGGGAACTACGTTTGA
- a CDS encoding ATP-binding protein: MVTLHDIEGWLTHRKESRNLEFKEAKTQYDYQKLNKYCVAIANEGGGFLVLGVSDKMPRNVVGTSAFKDISKISSQLYNSLNFRVNVREFNHRDGRIVVFDIPSRPKGSAYHLEGAYYMRSGQELTAMSPEQLKRIFNEDQENWLLREAKTGLSASDAIQLLDIQIYFDLLEQPLPSSHASIIEKFQSKKIVAHDNSGYTITNLGALLLAKDLSQFDQLYRKAPRVIVYKGKNRVHTERDQQGVKGYVTGFEGLVSFIQSQTPENEVIEKALRKNVKMYPKVAIRELVANALIHQDFLETGTNVKIEIFEDRIEFTNPGKPLIPIERFVDENKTRNEDLADIMRILGICEEKSSGIDKVVFETEYHQLPAPDFKERHNHTTVTLYSHKDFEEMDGNDKVRACYLHCCLRFVSNEKMTNSSLRDRFGLGERKSNTASQIIQSTIEAGLIKLDDPSNTSKRYAKYIPVWA, encoded by the coding sequence ATGGTAACACTACATGATATAGAGGGGTGGTTGACACATCGAAAAGAGTCACGAAATCTTGAGTTTAAGGAAGCTAAAACTCAGTACGATTACCAAAAATTAAATAAATATTGTGTCGCTATCGCAAATGAGGGCGGTGGATTTTTGGTTTTGGGCGTTTCAGATAAAATGCCAAGAAACGTTGTGGGAACAAGTGCATTTAAAGACATTAGCAAAATAAGTTCTCAACTATACAATTCACTTAACTTTAGAGTGAATGTACGTGAGTTCAATCACAGAGATGGAAGGATAGTAGTTTTCGATATTCCATCCCGGCCCAAAGGATCAGCATATCATCTTGAGGGGGCATATTATATGAGATCCGGCCAAGAACTTACCGCTATGTCTCCCGAACAATTGAAGAGAATTTTCAATGAGGACCAGGAGAATTGGTTGCTTAGAGAAGCAAAAACTGGGCTTTCTGCATCAGATGCAATTCAATTATTGGACATTCAAATCTATTTTGATTTGCTGGAACAGCCGCTGCCATCAAGTCATGCATCGATCATTGAAAAATTCCAGAGCAAAAAAATAGTCGCTCATGATAATTCAGGTTATACGATTACTAATTTAGGAGCCTTGCTACTGGCAAAAGATTTGAGTCAATTTGACCAATTGTATAGAAAAGCTCCACGTGTAATTGTATATAAAGGGAAGAACAGAGTACATACTGAACGGGATCAACAAGGAGTGAAAGGCTATGTGACAGGTTTTGAAGGTTTGGTGAGTTTCATTCAATCTCAAACACCTGAAAATGAAGTCATTGAAAAGGCACTTAGAAAGAATGTGAAGATGTATCCTAAGGTTGCAATACGAGAGTTGGTGGCGAATGCATTAATCCATCAGGATTTCTTGGAAACTGGCACCAATGTAAAAATTGAAATTTTTGAAGATCGAATTGAGTTTACAAATCCTGGAAAGCCCCTCATTCCGATTGAACGTTTTGTAGATGAAAACAAGACCAGAAATGAAGATCTTGCAGATATTATGAGAATTCTGGGAATTTGTGAAGAGAAAAGCAGTGGAATTGATAAAGTAGTTTTTGAAACAGAATATCACCAATTGCCAGCTCCTGATTTTAAAGAAAGACATAATCACACAACAGTTACACTTTATTCACATAAGGATTTTGAAGAAATGGATGGGAATGATAAAGTGCGTGCCTGTTATTTGCACTGTTGTCTACGATTTGTAAGCAATGAAAAAATGACGAACTCATCACTTAGGGATAGATTTGGTTTGGGAGAACGTAAGTCAAATACAGCATCACAAATTATACAGTCTACGATTGAGGCAGGATTGATTAAACTTGACGATCCTTCAAATACATCAAAAAGATATGCAAAGTATATTCCAGTATGGGCTTAG